The Ficedula albicollis isolate OC2 chromosome 23, FicAlb1.5, whole genome shotgun sequence sequence accCAGAATGCACCGTGTACATTTTTGGGAACTGCTGTCGCTTTTTGTTTGCATCAAGCCGCgtcctgctttcctggaaaGAAACGGCGGATCGCTGTTCCTAGATCAGAATTCTTTTtttgctccttccctgcccgACTTTTCACACGAGACAGACTGAACGTGACTCCCCATTTTGGCGCCGGGGTTCCACTACAACCCTTAAATGCATAAATCGGACATTTTTAATCTCAGATTGGGTTTCAAAGCAAGGAAGGCTCCGGCCTGTAAttgaaaataagtttatttgACATTTTTCCAGCCGCAGCCAGAGTCCACCGTGCCCTGAGGCGCCGCGCAGCCAGGCCCGGGCCGCGCCTCCCTGTGACTGACAGCCGAGCCAGCCAATCACGGCCcgcgctcccccccccccccccccccccccccccccccccccccccccccccccccccccccccccccccccccccccccccccccccccccccgccgctcaAACTGCCCAATCAGCGCGCGGGGGGTTAACGGCCCGTCCCGTGCCAACGTCGGCGGTCAAACGCGCCAATGGACGGAGGGCAGGCTCGTTACCAATGAGATCAAAGAGTTAGCGGAATTGCTACAAGCTATTGGTGACTTTGCTTGTCAGTCACCGCAGCCCGTGCCGGTGGTTggctggtggggaggaggggggctTCCGGGGGCGGGGACACTATATTAGGGGCGGACAAAGGCNNNNNNNNNNNNNNNNNNNNNNNNNNNNNNNNNNNNNNNNNNNNNNNNNNNNNNNNNNNNNNNNNNNNNNNNNNNNNNNNNNNNNNNNNNNNNNNNNNNNNNNNNNNNNNNNNNNNNNNNNNNNNNNNNNNNNNNNNNNNNNNNNNNNNNNNNNNNNNNNNNNNNNNNNNNNNNNNNNNNNNNNNNNNNNNNNNNNNNNNNNNNNNNNNNNNNNNNNNNNNNNNNNNNNNNNNNNNNNNNNNNNNNNNNNNNNNNNNNNNNNNNNNNNNNNNNNNNNNNNNNNNNNNNNNNNNNNNNNNNNNNNNNNNNNNNNNNNNNNNNNNNNNNNNNNNNNNNNNNNNNNNNNNNNNNNNNNNNNNNNNNNNNNNNNNNNNNNNNNNNNNNNNNNNNNNNNNNNNNNNNNNNNNNNNNNNNNNNNNNNNNNNNNNNNNNNNNNNNNNNNNNNNNNNNNNNNNNNNNNNNNNNNNNNNNNNNNNNNNNNNNNNNNNNNNNNNNNNNNNNNNNNNNNNNNNNNNNNNNNNNNNNNNNNNNNNNNNNNNNNNNNNNNNNNNNNNNNNNNNNNNNNNNNNNNNNNNNNNNNNNNNNNNNNNNNNNNNNNNNNNNNNNNNNNNNNNNNNNNNNNNNNNNNNNNNNNNNNNNNNNNNNNNNNNNNNNNNNNNNNNNNNNNNNNNNNNNNNNNNNNNNNNNNNNNNNNNNNNNNNNNNNNNNNNNNNNNNNNNNNNNNNNNNNNNNNNNNNNNNNNNNNNNNNNNNNNNNNNNNNNNNNNNNNNNNNNNNNNNNNNNNNNNNNNNNNNNNNNNNNNNNNNNNNNNNNNNNNNNNNNNNNNNNNNNNNNNNNNNNNNNNNNNNNNNNNNNNNNNNNNNNNNNNNNNNNNNNNNNNNNNNNNNNNNNNNNNNNNNNNNNNNNNNNNNNNNNNNNNNNNNNNNNNNNNNNNNNNNNNNNNNNNNNNNNNNNNNNNNNNNNNNNNNNNNNNNNNNNNNNNNNNNNNNNNNNNNNNNNNNNNNNNNNNNNNNNNNNNNNNNNNNNNNNNNNNNNNNNNNNNNNNNNNNNNNNNNNNNNNNNNNNNNNNNNNNNNNNNNNNNNNNNNNNNNNNNNNNNNNNNNNNNNNNNNNNNNNNNCCGCCGGGAGGAGGCCCGAAGCCTGAACCACCGAAGCCGCCCACGTCCACCTCTGCTCCGCCTTCTTCATCCTCNAGGGGCGGACAAAGGCGGCGGCGAGGCCGTCCAGCTAGCCGCCATTTTGCGCAGCGGGCGCTGAGCAGCCGcaggcgcccccccccccccccccccccccccccccccccccccccccccccccccccccccccccccccccccccccccccccccccccccccccccccccccccccccccccccccccccccccccccccccccccccccccccccccccccccccccccccccccccccccccccccccccccccccccccccccccccccccccccccccccccccccccccccccccccccccccccccccccccccccccccccccccccccccccccccccccccccccccccccccccccccccccccccccccccccccccccccccccccccccccccccccccccccccccccccccccccccccccccccccccccccccccccccccccccccccccccccccccccccccccccccccccccccccccccccccccccccccccccccccccccccccccccccccccccccccccccccccccccccccccccccccccccccccccccccccccccccccccccccccccccccccccccccccccccccccccccccccccccccccccccccccccccccccccccccccccccccccccccccccccccccccccccccccccccccccccccccccccccccccccccccccccccccccccccccccccccccccccccccccccccccccccccccccccccccccccccccccccccccccccccccccccccccccagccacagcagcagccgCCAGTTTCGGCTCCTTCCTCGTCTCCCTCCGGTCCACAGCCGCAATCcaagcccagccccagccccacgcCGGCCGGCGGCCCTAAGAAAGGACAAGGACAGTCTCCTGGCGGTGGCCCCAAGGGGCCAGGGGGCCCGCAGCAGGGCCCGCACAAGGGCGGCCCAGGGCACCGCGGCGGGCCGGGCGGGGAGCCGCGGGGCCGCGGGCAGCAGCACCCGGGCCAGCAGAGCCTCgggacacagcagggctccgGAGAAAGGAGCGACAAGCTGTCGGACGAGGTGAGTCACGGCCCCCCCCAGCCTCCCTCAGGCACAAGATGGCGGCGGCTCCGCGCGCCCGCGCCGCcatcttcccccccccccccccccccccccccccccccccccccccccccgcggctcCGCGCGCCCGCGCCGCCATCTTGAGGGGAGGAGCGGGGTAGAGGCGGCGGCGCCTCAGCGGGAGCCGAGCGGTCCCGGTGTCCGAGCCGTCCCGGGGCTGCGGTTCGGGTTCCCTCGCGGTGGCAGCTTGCTGTCGTTTGGATCTCCGAGCGGTGCCCCCGGCACTGTTGAGGCTGCGGTTTGGGTCTCTTCGCGGTGGCTCGGGACTGTGATTTGGGTCCTTTGGCGGTCCCGGGGCTGCGGTTTGGATCCCCTGGCGGTGCCCGGACGGTCCCGAGGTTGCAGTTTGAGTTTTCCGGGGGTCCTCAGGTCTCCCTGCAATTCTGTGTGCAGCACTCAGTGGTGGCTCGAACTGGTCTGATTCTTTGTAGGGGTTTAAAGCTAACCTCTCTCTGCTGAGGCGGCCCGGGGAGAAGACGTACACACAGCGCTGCCGGTTGTTTGTTGGGAATTTGCCTGCTGATATCACAGATGAAGACTTTAAAAGACTGTTTGCCAAATACGGGGAGCCAGGAGAGGTTTTTATCAACAAGGGGAAAGGCTTTGGATTCATTAAATTGGTAGGCATTCATGTTGTATGTTCATCCTTTCGTTCTCGCGATGTGGTGGTGTACAGCTTAGTTTCTAAACCTGGGTTTTGCGCTTCCCCCAGGAATCTAGAGCTCTTGCAGAAATTGCAAAGGCAGAGTTGGACGATACCCCCATGAGGGGCCGGCAGCTCCGCGTTCGCTTTGCCACGCACGCCGCTGCCCTGTCGGTGCGGAACCTCTCACCCTACGTATCCAACGAGTTACTCGAGGAAGCTTTTTCCCAGTTCGGTCCGGTGGAAAGAGCTGTTGTGATTGTAGATGATCGAGGTAGATCAACAGGAAAAGGCATTGTTGAGTTTGCATCAAAGCCAGCTGCAAGGAAAGCGTTTGAACGGTGTACTGAGGGGGTGTTTTTGTTGACAACGTAAGTACCTTACCAGGATCTTCTAGTTTTGAGCTGAATACTGCAGAATTCTAGTTTTCTAGAATAAAGACTTGTAGAGCAGTAAACCCAGTATTTTCTGTTCAGCACTCCCAGGCCAGTTATTGTGGAACCGTTGGAACAATTGGATGATGAAGATGGTCTTCCAGAAAAGCTTGCTCAGAAGAATCCAATGTATCAAAAGTAGGCACAATCTTTTCATATAAAGAGGGTATTAGTGATGTTTTAAGCGGTtgcccctggcactggggaatgtggaaaatatttcagaaacagGCTTTATATTTTCGGTTGTATTTCCAGTTCTTttcttggggctttttttttgttcatagTTTAAAGTAACATAATGAGTTGTTTAGTGTATTCACCAAGTGTTACACAAGCAGTTTTCTACATTGTATTACAAAGAAATAGCAGCTCGACAGATGGTTTTGGTGTATGTAGAAACTTGAGAAGTCAGACTTGATTTGTTTCATGCTATTGTTGAGAGCTGTCATCTCCCTTAAGGCATGTCTTGGGTTGATAATCCCATCATCATGGGGAACTTGGAAATTTACATTCATGGTTTGGAAtgagaaataaagtaaattttaacTCATTCCATGATTAGTATAAACTTGTTGCATGTGGATTTGCCCTGTAAGATAATTCATGGTTTGGAAtgagaaataaagtaaatttttaaCTCATTCCATGATTAGTATAAACTTGTTGCATGTGGATTTGCCTTGTAAGCTGACTACTGGTCTAAAGGAACAAAGAGTCTAGAGGAGTAAAGAATCAAGAGAAGTCTTTTCTGAAGCAGCAGTTTTTTGTTATTATCCGTGTGTTAAACCTGTTTGTTGTAGGAACTTTATATTTTCCCACATCACAAAAGGGAGTGCAGGGAGGGAGATCCAGTCAGTCTTGCTTGGCTTAGAAAGGGTTCAAAATACCAAGTGGCAGCTTTGAGAAGAATGTGAATTAATTAATGTGAAGAGTGTGAATTAAGTGATCTAGAATGTTGAAATACTTCATGTTGGTAGTGTATGGAAAGCTTTTGAACTTGGTAGTTTTGTTCCATAAATTATTGAATTTTCAATTCGAGTTTATTTATATGGCAAAACAAACTGTTGACCCTCAGgcatttttagaattatttaaGGGAAAGTGAAGGCTGTTGTTTGCCTTTGGCACTGCAAAAATTCACCTCAGTTGTGCCTGCTTGGGCAAAGGcctttctttcttgtttgaGGATTCTGCACTTGCAGTTGTCAGCAGTGAAGTGTCTAAAGAGAGTTAAGAATGAGGTAAACAAGCAGTAGCACTCTGAAGATTTGCTTGTGGTAGTGCAGGAGTCTCCACATGTGCTGTGATAATTATTTCTGTCCAGTCTGAGTGTGTAAAGTGCAGCACTTCCATCAGAGCCAGTTCTCTCTCCCATGGTTGTCAGGTATTCTCAGGGTGCCCTTGATGTTCGCTAATAATTCAGTTGTTTTGCTTGTGACCTTGTATTGACCTTGAG is a genomic window containing:
- the SFPQ gene encoding splicing factor, proline- and glutamine-rich, with translation PPPPPPPPPQPQQQPPVSAPSSSPSGPQPQSKPSPSPTPAGGPKKGQGQSPGGGPKGPGGPQQGPHKGGPGHRGGPGGEPRGRGQQHPGQQSLGTQQGSGERSDKLSDEGFKANLSLLRRPGEKTYTQRCRLFVGNLPADITDEDFKRLFAKYGEPGEVFINKGKGFGFIKLESRALAEIAKAELDDTPMRGRQLRVRFATHAAALSVRNLSPYVSNELLEEAFSQFGPVERAVVIVDDRGRSTGKGIVEFASKPAARKAFERCTEGVFLLTTTPRPVIVEPLEQLDDEDGLPEKLAQKNPMYQKERETPPRFAQPGSFEFEYSQRWKSLDEMEKQQREQVAKNMKDAKDKLESEMEDAYHEHQANLLRQDLMRRQEELRRMEELHNQEMQKRKEIQLRQEEERRRREEEMMIRQREMEEQMRRQREENYSRMGYMDPRERDMRMGGAATMNMGDPYASAAQKFPPLGGGGGIGYEANPGVGQAAMSGSMMGSDMRPERFGQGGAGPVGGQGPRGMGPGTPAGYGRGREEYEAPNKKPRF